A single Pseudomonas putida DNA region contains:
- a CDS encoding RHS repeat domain-containing protein, translating into MSFINNSVDPRTGQYTLAIQLPSVPANQLQGPDLPLQLAYNPLNTEDSGFGKGWNINLSQYVPSTRALSLHTGEQFVVTSTETQPARIREKKLESFKFYRDDASNYRVVHKSGLVEHLRTMTSNGVTLALPYRVHAPSGHWIELAYTRPSGSSHQCLASIQDATGKRLLQVEYASSGRYNLHLHPDAGTEGKPLATYAVHLTGRLVDKVVLPTKDQGSWRFTYLTNASTQNMTCLATVGTPTGSVETITYDDAGHLLPTGAPRERLPRVKSHQLNPGAGQPVMVTDYTYSPENFMAGNSTITWSEGEDNLYKAGASYVFNSTEQLLLQGEVVRKIVRTYDRHHLMIQQVTEQLGDTFDYDTADKPRQQWHVTQTDTTYHGNASVGFDLQPPYFQLPKLVAEQWRMRDDPTRVRTEVSEYGYDDFGNQTLEVQPNGVRTVSEYYLAAGSGDDCPPDPQGFVRNLKSRTVHPSTLFEPVPAAPVLRTEYRYGQYDSILSSRLRAVRRRVGSYWLQVKQEQLLELTGTSNEPVQTTLRDTAFVYISNKSDLLRHGRLQTQTVTMHDKPETETLTEFEYESQTNDTVLQTLQTVIGFDDGEPVDGEDEPRNSTKQITLRQSMLIDLPLLNRDENDVEIAYEYDELRRVTKETVSPNDDDFRASRQYTYELVATQGQQARQTETNVKGVATRAFVDGLNRLVRTERHDADAQDARRAAEFRLNYTAEYDVFGNQVKEVEHDWLDEVDPQKPEGPLIKVTLELPKALKYDGWNQQYAEIGADGVMHVERTDLIGSVPGAQALAVDSQRRLPRHARVAEPGKTLADDRRPVQTNWSQTPDGTIKGGKTTQWLNAFDQPIEVQRVDTKGTRISRHQYFYDGLGRTVREIDARQATVSSVYDVFDRLAEQTLADGSKVQRHYAEHSSEDLPISISVDGKLLGEQRFDGLGRMIEATTGGRKRELHYLPGQRQPSWVITPRGVRIDYTYQPQLNEEPLKRVIPTASLDYEYDPQDARLKTCLENGKKVLERDYFSTGQVKSETRTVEDGGSVIYTMRYRSSLRSRELTYEDVLGNTQFYRYDDKGRLSSTELGTTKAQFDYDELGRMKSYVTTDGSQRLGTFLSYDDFDREIERRFELQDEVQLLKQTYDGADALTERHLMTEDERTLRLETYWYDKRGHLEDYECEGELSPVDPYGKTITAQAFYFDALDNITRVDTWFPNAEGREEKNTANYTFDNPLDPAQLTGISNTHDDYPGSIALLYDGDGNLIQDEQGRTLVYNALGQLERVDLPDGGQAVYGYDPLDRLASQGGSALAALTEQDEA; encoded by the coding sequence ATGAGTTTCATCAATAACAGTGTCGACCCACGTACAGGCCAGTACACGCTTGCCATTCAGTTGCCCAGTGTTCCGGCCAATCAATTGCAGGGGCCCGACCTGCCCCTGCAACTGGCCTACAACCCTTTGAACACCGAAGACAGTGGTTTTGGCAAAGGGTGGAACATCAACCTCAGCCAGTACGTACCCAGTACCCGGGCATTGTCACTGCACACCGGCGAGCAGTTCGTGGTCACCAGTACCGAAACCCAGCCAGCGCGCATTCGGGAAAAGAAACTCGAGAGTTTCAAGTTCTATCGGGACGATGCCAGCAACTACCGGGTGGTGCACAAGTCCGGCCTGGTGGAACACCTGCGCACGATGACCAGCAACGGCGTCACGCTGGCCCTACCTTACCGGGTCCATGCACCCTCCGGGCATTGGATCGAACTGGCCTATACCCGGCCATCAGGCAGCAGCCACCAATGCCTTGCGAGTATTCAGGATGCGACAGGCAAGCGCCTGTTGCAGGTGGAGTATGCCAGTAGTGGGCGTTACAACTTGCACCTGCACCCTGATGCAGGCACAGAGGGTAAGCCACTGGCTACTTATGCTGTACACCTGACGGGGAGGCTGGTCGACAAGGTGGTACTGCCGACCAAGGATCAAGGCAGTTGGCGCTTTACCTACCTGACCAACGCCAGCACCCAGAACATGACCTGCCTGGCGACCGTGGGCACGCCGACCGGCAGTGTAGAAACCATTACATACGATGACGCGGGCCATCTGCTGCCAACGGGAGCACCGCGTGAGCGGCTGCCGCGGGTCAAGAGCCACCAGCTCAACCCAGGCGCCGGTCAGCCCGTCATGGTAACGGACTACACCTACAGTCCCGAGAACTTCATGGCCGGCAACAGTACGATCACCTGGTCGGAGGGGGAGGACAACCTCTACAAGGCCGGTGCGAGCTATGTATTCAACAGCACCGAACAGCTGCTTTTGCAGGGCGAGGTGGTGCGCAAGATCGTACGGACTTATGACCGCCATCACCTGATGATCCAGCAGGTGACCGAACAGTTGGGGGACACGTTCGATTACGACACGGCCGATAAACCTCGACAGCAATGGCATGTCACCCAGACCGACACGACCTATCACGGCAACGCCAGCGTAGGGTTCGATCTGCAGCCGCCTTACTTCCAGTTGCCCAAACTGGTAGCCGAGCAGTGGCGGATGCGCGATGACCCGACGCGTGTGCGTACCGAGGTGAGCGAATACGGCTATGACGATTTTGGCAACCAGACGCTCGAGGTCCAACCTAACGGTGTGCGTACGGTCAGTGAGTATTACCTGGCTGCCGGCAGCGGCGACGATTGCCCGCCAGACCCGCAGGGTTTTGTGCGCAACTTGAAGAGCCGTACGGTCCATCCGTCGACCCTGTTCGAGCCTGTACCGGCGGCACCTGTGCTGCGCACGGAGTACCGCTATGGCCAATACGATTCGATCCTGTCGTCACGTCTGCGTGCGGTGCGCCGACGGGTGGGTAGCTACTGGTTGCAGGTGAAGCAGGAACAATTGCTCGAGCTGACAGGCACTTCCAATGAGCCCGTGCAGACTACCCTGCGTGATACCGCGTTCGTCTACATCTCGAACAAGTCCGACTTGTTGCGTCATGGCCGCCTGCAAACCCAGACAGTGACAATGCACGACAAACCAGAAACTGAGACCCTGACCGAGTTCGAGTATGAGTCCCAGACCAACGACACCGTGCTGCAAACACTGCAGACGGTGATCGGCTTTGATGATGGTGAGCCGGTCGATGGCGAGGATGAGCCCCGCAACTCGACCAAGCAGATCACCCTGCGCCAAAGCATGCTCATCGACCTGCCGTTGCTCAATCGCGACGAAAACGATGTGGAGATCGCTTACGAGTACGACGAACTGCGCCGGGTCACCAAGGAAACCGTGTCACCTAACGACGACGACTTCCGCGCTTCGCGGCAGTATACCTATGAGCTAGTGGCAACCCAGGGGCAGCAGGCCCGGCAGACAGAGACCAACGTCAAGGGTGTGGCCACACGGGCCTTCGTCGATGGCCTGAATCGGTTGGTCAGGACTGAGCGCCATGACGCCGATGCCCAGGACGCCAGGCGTGCGGCCGAATTCCGGCTCAATTACACCGCCGAGTACGACGTGTTCGGCAATCAGGTCAAGGAAGTGGAGCATGACTGGCTGGATGAGGTCGATCCGCAAAAGCCGGAAGGCCCTTTGATAAAAGTTACGCTGGAGCTGCCCAAAGCTCTCAAGTACGACGGTTGGAACCAGCAGTACGCCGAGATCGGCGCCGATGGCGTCATGCATGTGGAGCGCACCGACCTGATTGGCTCGGTACCTGGGGCGCAAGCGCTGGCCGTCGACAGCCAGCGCAGGTTACCGCGGCACGCCAGAGTGGCTGAACCTGGCAAGACGTTGGCAGACGACCGGCGCCCTGTGCAGACCAACTGGTCACAAACCCCTGATGGCACCATCAAAGGGGGCAAGACGACGCAGTGGCTGAATGCTTTCGACCAACCGATCGAAGTGCAACGGGTGGATACCAAGGGTACACGGATTAGCCGCCACCAGTACTTCTACGATGGCCTGGGCCGAACCGTGCGCGAGATCGATGCTCGTCAGGCTACGGTCAGCTCCGTCTACGACGTGTTCGACCGCTTGGCCGAGCAGACCTTGGCCGATGGCAGCAAGGTGCAGCGCCACTACGCTGAGCACAGTAGCGAAGACCTGCCGATCAGCATTTCGGTTGATGGCAAGTTGCTGGGTGAACAACGCTTTGACGGCCTGGGCCGTATGATCGAGGCCACCACAGGGGGGCGCAAACGGGAGTTGCATTACTTGCCGGGCCAACGCCAGCCGAGCTGGGTGATTACCCCACGAGGGGTCAGGATCGACTACACCTACCAGCCGCAGTTGAATGAGGAGCCGCTCAAGCGTGTAATCCCCACTGCCTCCCTCGATTATGAATATGACCCACAGGATGCGCGCCTGAAGACATGCCTGGAAAATGGCAAGAAAGTGCTGGAGCGTGATTACTTCAGTACCGGCCAGGTGAAGTCGGAAACACGCACCGTCGAAGACGGCGGCAGCGTCATCTACACCATGCGCTACCGCTCCAGCCTGCGCAGTCGCGAGTTGACTTATGAGGACGTGCTGGGTAATACGCAATTCTACAGGTATGACGACAAGGGACGGTTGAGCAGCACCGAGCTTGGAACCACCAAGGCGCAGTTTGACTATGACGAGCTCGGGCGCATGAAAAGCTATGTAACCACCGACGGTTCTCAGCGCTTGGGCACCTTCCTCTCCTACGATGACTTCGATCGCGAGATTGAGCGTCGCTTCGAGCTGCAGGACGAGGTCCAGTTACTCAAACAGACCTACGACGGCGCTGATGCACTGACCGAGCGCCACCTCATGACCGAGGACGAGCGGACGCTGCGTCTGGAAACCTATTGGTATGACAAGCGTGGGCATCTGGAGGATTACGAGTGTGAAGGTGAACTTTCGCCGGTCGATCCGTACGGCAAGACCATCACTGCTCAAGCCTTTTATTTTGATGCGCTGGACAACATCACAAGAGTCGATACTTGGTTCCCCAATGCTGAGGGGCGTGAAGAGAAAAATACGGCGAACTACACGTTTGACAACCCCCTGGACCCGGCGCAGTTGACCGGTATTAGCAATACTCACGACGACTACCCCGGCAGTATTGCACTGTTATACGACGGTGACGGCAACCTGATCCAGGACGAGCAGGGACGAACACTTGTCTATAACGCCTTGGGGCAGTTGGAGCGCGTCGATCTGCCTGATGGTGGGCAGGCGGTATATGGTTACGATCCGCTAGACCGCCTGGCTAGCCAGGGCGGCAGTGCATTGGCGGCATTGACGGAGCAAGACGAAGCTTAG
- a CDS encoding autotransporter outer membrane beta-barrel domain-containing protein, giving the protein MNGGSVRFGEPGQYQRLTLGTLSGNGTFIMDADFANGQTDFLEVGTATGSHTLQVGSSGSEPSEQNSLHLVHAGAGDASFSLLNGPVDLGAFSYELVQRGNDWFLDGSRKVISPGTAAGLALFNTAPTVWYGELSTLRTRMGELRLDERKSGGWIRTYGNKLNATPASGASYSQVQQGVSLGADAPLPIGDGQWLAGVLAGYSSSDLDVARGASAQVKSYYFGLYTTWLDAVSGYYVDGVVKLNRFDNSTEVNLSDGKRSDGDFNNHGIGASLEFGRNIPLSDGYFIEPYTQWSAVSIQGASYSLDNGLRVKGGDTRSLLGKAGATVGRNFDLGDGQFAQPYVRMAYAHEFATNNNAKVNEHKFDSDLSGSRGELGVGVAVSLAERWQLHADFDYSNGERIEQPWGANVGLHYSW; this is encoded by the coding sequence ATGAACGGTGGCTCGGTGCGCTTTGGTGAGCCAGGGCAGTACCAGCGCCTCACCCTGGGCACCCTGAGCGGCAACGGTACCTTCATCATGGACGCCGATTTTGCCAATGGTCAGACCGACTTCCTGGAGGTGGGCACGGCAACTGGCAGCCACACACTGCAAGTGGGCAGTAGCGGCAGCGAGCCTAGCGAGCAGAACTCGCTGCATCTGGTACATGCAGGCGCAGGTGATGCGAGCTTCTCGTTGCTCAATGGGCCGGTTGACCTGGGTGCCTTCTCCTACGAGCTTGTGCAGCGCGGTAACGACTGGTTCCTCGATGGTTCGCGCAAGGTCATCAGCCCAGGTACGGCGGCTGGCCTGGCCTTGTTCAACACTGCACCCACCGTCTGGTATGGCGAGTTGAGCACCCTGCGCACGCGCATGGGCGAGCTGCGGCTGGATGAGCGCAAGTCGGGTGGCTGGATACGTACCTATGGCAACAAGCTCAACGCCACACCTGCCTCTGGGGCCTCGTATTCGCAAGTACAGCAGGGCGTATCGCTGGGCGCGGATGCACCACTGCCCATCGGGGACGGGCAATGGCTGGCCGGTGTGCTGGCAGGCTACAGCAGCTCTGACCTGGATGTGGCGCGAGGGGCCTCGGCGCAGGTCAAAAGCTACTACTTTGGCCTGTACACAACCTGGCTGGATGCCGTCAGCGGTTACTACGTCGATGGTGTGGTCAAACTCAATCGCTTCGATAACAGCACGGAAGTCAACCTCAGCGATGGCAAGCGCAGTGATGGTGATTTCAACAATCACGGGATCGGTGCCTCGTTGGAGTTCGGTCGTAACATCCCGCTGAGCGATGGTTACTTCATCGAGCCTTACACGCAGTGGTCTGCAGTGAGCATTCAGGGCGCAAGTTACAGCCTGGACAATGGCCTGCGCGTCAAGGGTGGCGATACCCGCTCACTGCTCGGCAAGGCGGGTGCGACAGTCGGGCGTAACTTCGACCTGGGTGATGGGCAGTTCGCACAACCTTATGTGCGCATGGCCTATGCCCATGAGTTTGCTACCAACAATAATGCCAAGGTCAACGAACATAAGTTCGACAGCGACTTGTCCGGTTCCCGAGGCGAACTGGGTGTTGGTGTCGCCGTGTCGTTGGCGGAGCGCTGGCAGCTCCACGCCGACTTTGATTACAGCAATGGTGAAAGGATCGAGCAGCCCTGGGGGGCCAACGTGGGTCTGCATTACAGCTGGTGA
- a CDS encoding molecular chaperone: MTISTTRIVHGTDSRSSSVIVANPSDRTFAAQAWVNTEQDDTVTPVPMIAAPALFRLDPGKEQMVQINRLPNDLPKDRESLFYFNLQEIPQQEKTGANILNIALRTRIKLFYRPSELESRPEDHLKALKWSVKMLNGKPHLAVDNPSPYHLTFNRLRIHAGGHEQSLHATAMVAPFAEQTYALPDKRLTPNAKVTFSILNDYGATSKEHTSKIH, from the coding sequence TTGACAATCAGTACCACACGCATCGTCCACGGCACCGATTCGCGCAGCTCGTCGGTGATTGTCGCCAACCCCAGCGACCGCACCTTCGCCGCACAGGCCTGGGTCAATACAGAACAGGACGATACAGTCACCCCCGTACCCATGATTGCAGCACCCGCACTGTTCCGCCTTGACCCGGGCAAGGAGCAGATGGTTCAGATAAACCGGCTGCCTAACGACTTGCCGAAAGACCGTGAGTCACTGTTCTATTTCAATTTACAGGAGATCCCCCAGCAGGAAAAAACCGGCGCGAACATCCTCAACATCGCGCTGCGCACCCGCATCAAGCTGTTCTACCGCCCCAGCGAACTCGAAAGCCGCCCGGAAGATCACCTCAAGGCGCTGAAATGGTCGGTGAAAATGCTTAACGGCAAACCACACCTGGCAGTCGACAACCCTTCGCCCTACCATCTCACGTTCAACCGCCTGCGCATTCATGCCGGCGGGCATGAACAAAGCCTGCATGCCACCGCGATGGTGGCGCCTTTCGCTGAACAAACCTATGCATTACCTGATAAGCGACTGACGCCCAATGCCAAGGTGACGTTTTCGATCCTCAACGATTACGGTGCAACATCGAAAGAGCACACCAGCAAAATCCATTAG
- a CDS encoding fimbrial protein produces the protein MKKILSILAISLTSGAAMANTGTMNFTGTVSAGGTCPIDVVTPGTGTPLPLVNLGDFRKKDFTATGQETPQIGFALRITPDSTCTIPTGSVANITFTPSYGQAGTGKLYALQSGLGYTSGLALKISDRTGAQLDPDTASMDYPLSDSDPTEMVFSTRLQTTAASVDEGQVATTITYVVAIN, from the coding sequence ATGAAAAAAATACTCTCCATACTTGCAATCAGTTTGACCAGCGGCGCGGCCATGGCCAATACCGGCACGATGAATTTCACCGGCACTGTGAGCGCTGGCGGTACTTGCCCTATTGATGTCGTAACCCCCGGCACCGGCACTCCCCTGCCTCTGGTGAACCTGGGTGATTTCAGGAAAAAGGATTTCACCGCTACCGGTCAGGAAACCCCGCAAATCGGGTTTGCACTGCGGATCACCCCTGACTCTACCTGCACCATCCCCACGGGTTCAGTGGCCAACATCACATTCACCCCGTCTTACGGCCAGGCCGGTACCGGCAAACTCTACGCCCTGCAGAGTGGCCTCGGCTACACCAGTGGCCTGGCCCTGAAGATTTCTGACCGGACCGGTGCACAGCTTGATCCAGACACGGCGTCCATGGATTACCCGCTGAGTGACTCCGATCCAACCGAGATGGTGTTCTCTACCCGCCTGCAGACAACAGCAGCATCGGTGGATGAAGGTCAGGTCGCAACCACCATCACCTACGTAGTCGCGATCAACTGA
- a CDS encoding PA2817 family protein: MANPHLEYHLQLLHHLRTILAALGEAEQVPEESHALFLERFDELLTLLPQDPLESQYLGQDLICQVIQRYPQIAHLVPRDLLWFFGGDCLHFMPDEELDLYQQLEERRFEAEQNDEPFDWNQEKQLLNLSNRGSSH, from the coding sequence ATGGCCAACCCCCACCTGGAATACCACCTGCAACTGCTCCACCACCTGCGCACCATCCTGGCAGCCCTGGGTGAAGCCGAACAGGTACCAGAGGAAAGCCACGCCCTGTTCCTCGAACGCTTCGACGAACTGCTGACCCTGCTGCCGCAAGACCCGCTGGAAAGCCAGTACCTGGGCCAGGACCTGATCTGCCAGGTGATCCAGCGCTACCCGCAGATCGCCCACCTGGTGCCGCGCGACCTGCTGTGGTTCTTTGGTGGTGATTGCCTGCACTTCATGCCTGACGAGGAGCTGGACCTTTACCAGCAATTGGAAGAGCGGCGCTTCGAAGCGGAGCAGAACGATGAACCCTTTGACTGGAACCAGGAAAAGCAACTGCTGAACCTCTCAAACCGGGGCTCCAGCCACTAA
- a CDS encoding acyl-CoA dehydrogenase translates to MLLLWLVVLVIGAAYFTHRRLAPLQILGIMAAYVLLMGIFSSAPGWLLTLLWIVLALKIALVALPDWRRKVFTGPVFKWCQRTLPPMSQTEREAIDAGTVWWDGELFSGRPDWRTLLDYPAPKLTEEEQAFIDGPTEELCAMVSDWQIGQDMDLPPTAWQHIKSHGFFALIIPKEYGGKGFSAHAHSQVAMKLATRSGDLASTVMVPNSLGPAELLLHYGTDEQRNHYLPRLARGDDIPCFALTGPLAGSDAGAMPDTGVICKGQWNGEEVIGLRLNWEKRYITLGPVATLLGLAFKAYDPDHLLGEEEELGISLALIPTDTPGVEIGKRHMPLGAAFMNGPNSGKDVFVPLDFLIGGQAMLGKGWMMLMNCLSVGRSISLPAVGTGAAKYTSLVTGQYANIREQFNVPLAAFEGIQESLARIGGNAWLMDSARLLTAKAVDLGEKPSVLSAILKYHLTERGRECIQHAMDVHGGKGIIMGPNNYLGRNWQGAPIFITVEGANILSRNLMIFGQGAIRCHPFVLKEMALAGREDRDQALREFDDLLMKHIMFAAGNAASTLVLNLGLGRLESVPGDALSQGYFHALNRQAAAFALLADLSMMLLGGALKRRERLSARLGDVLSYLYLSSAALKRYHDLGSPEHMQPLLRWAMEESLGQAEKALDRLLDNFPNRFVGCALRVLVFPFGRRHTGPSDELDAEVAELIGRTKGDPALEELLAGCFRPQAEGDPVAALQRASDLLGEAAPLHKALHQAVKEGKLQPLPGQSAIDAAVQSGVLQPAEGERLQHAENARRAVIDVDAFDKEHLLPEPGKVR, encoded by the coding sequence ATGTTGCTGTTGTGGTTGGTGGTGCTGGTGATCGGCGCGGCATATTTTACGCACCGGCGCCTGGCGCCCTTGCAGATACTGGGCATCATGGCGGCCTATGTGCTGTTGATGGGCATTTTCAGCAGCGCCCCTGGCTGGCTGCTGACGCTGCTGTGGATTGTGCTGGCCCTGAAAATCGCCCTGGTGGCACTGCCGGACTGGCGCCGCAAGGTGTTCACCGGCCCGGTGTTCAAGTGGTGCCAGCGCACCCTGCCGCCCATGTCGCAGACCGAGCGCGAGGCCATCGACGCCGGTACCGTGTGGTGGGATGGTGAGCTGTTCAGCGGCCGCCCCGACTGGCGCACCCTGCTCGACTACCCGGCGCCCAAGCTCACCGAGGAAGAACAGGCCTTCATCGACGGGCCAACAGAAGAGCTGTGCGCGATGGTCAGCGACTGGCAGATCGGCCAGGACATGGACCTGCCACCCACAGCCTGGCAGCACATCAAGTCCCACGGCTTCTTCGCCCTGATCATTCCCAAGGAATACGGCGGCAAGGGCTTCTCTGCCCATGCCCACTCCCAGGTGGCGATGAAACTGGCCACGCGCAGCGGCGACCTGGCGTCCACGGTAATGGTGCCCAACTCACTCGGCCCGGCCGAACTGCTGCTGCACTATGGTACCGACGAACAACGTAACCACTACCTGCCGCGCCTGGCCCGTGGCGATGATATTCCCTGCTTCGCCCTCACCGGCCCGCTGGCCGGCTCCGACGCAGGTGCAATGCCCGACACCGGGGTCATCTGCAAAGGCCAGTGGAACGGTGAAGAAGTCATCGGCCTGCGCCTGAACTGGGAGAAACGCTACATCACGCTCGGGCCGGTCGCTACACTGCTGGGCCTGGCGTTCAAGGCCTACGACCCGGACCACCTGCTGGGCGAGGAAGAAGAACTGGGCATCAGCCTGGCGCTGATCCCCACCGACACCCCCGGGGTTGAGATCGGCAAACGCCATATGCCGCTGGGCGCCGCCTTCATGAACGGCCCCAACAGCGGCAAGGATGTGTTCGTGCCGCTGGACTTCCTCATCGGTGGCCAGGCCATGCTCGGCAAGGGCTGGATGATGCTGATGAACTGCCTGTCAGTGGGCCGCTCCATCTCACTGCCAGCCGTGGGCACCGGTGCCGCCAAGTACACCAGCCTGGTCACTGGCCAATACGCCAACATCCGCGAGCAGTTCAACGTACCGCTGGCTGCTTTCGAGGGTATACAGGAATCGCTGGCACGCATCGGCGGCAACGCCTGGCTGATGGACAGCGCACGCCTGCTGACCGCCAAGGCCGTGGACCTCGGTGAAAAACCTTCGGTGTTGTCGGCGATTCTCAAGTACCACCTGACCGAGCGTGGCCGCGAATGCATCCAGCACGCCATGGACGTGCACGGGGGCAAGGGCATCATCATGGGCCCGAACAATTACCTGGGCCGCAACTGGCAAGGGGCACCGATCTTCATCACTGTCGAGGGGGCCAACATTCTCTCGCGCAACCTGATGATCTTTGGCCAGGGCGCCATTCGCTGCCACCCGTTCGTACTCAAGGAGATGGCCCTGGCCGGTCGCGAAGACCGCGACCAGGCACTGCGCGAGTTCGACGACCTGCTGATGAAGCACATCATGTTCGCCGCGGGCAACGCTGCCAGTACGCTGGTGCTCAACCTGGGGCTGGGTCGCCTGGAGAGTGTGCCGGGTGATGCCCTGAGCCAAGGCTACTTCCATGCGCTCAATCGCCAGGCTGCCGCCTTTGCCCTGCTGGCTGACCTGTCGATGATGCTGCTGGGCGGCGCGCTCAAGCGCCGAGAGCGCCTGAGTGCACGCCTGGGTGATGTACTTAGCTACCTGTACCTGTCGTCTGCCGCACTGAAGCGCTACCACGATCTGGGCTCACCTGAGCACATGCAACCGCTGCTGCGCTGGGCCATGGAAGAAAGTCTCGGCCAGGCGGAAAAAGCCCTGGACCGCCTGCTCGACAACTTCCCCAACCGTTTCGTCGGCTGTGCGCTGCGGGTGCTGGTGTTCCCCTTCGGGCGCCGTCACACCGGGCCGAGTGACGAACTGGATGCCGAAGTGGCTGAGCTGATCGGCCGCACCAAAGGCGACCCGGCACTGGAGGAGTTGCTCGCGGGCTGCTTCAGGCCGCAGGCCGAAGGCGACCCGGTGGCGGCCTTGCAACGGGCCAGCGATCTGCTGGGCGAAGCGGCACCGCTGCACAAGGCGCTGCATCAGGCCGTCAAGGAGGGCAAGCTCCAACCTCTGCCGGGGCAATCAGCAATTGATGCTGCGGTTCAGAGCGGCGTACTGCAGCCTGCGGAGGGGGAGCGGCTGCAACATGCAGAGAACGCACGACGGGCGGTGATCGATGTGGATGCCTTCGACAAAGAGCACTTGCTGCCCGAGCCGGGCAAAGTGCGCTGA
- a CDS encoding glutathione S-transferase — protein sequence MLKIWGRKNSSNVRKALWVAHELGLDFESIDAGGAFGVVNEPHYRARNPNGLVPMLEDGDLTLWESNTIVRYLCAEYGAEQGWYLDDPRQRALADKWMDWTTSSFATPFRPLFWGLLRTPEDQRDWVAINAAHKQCAQLLAIADETLAHQPYLSGDQIGMGDIPLGSFVYAWFEMPIERPAMRHLEAWYERLRARPAYQAAVMTALT from the coding sequence ATGCTGAAGATCTGGGGCCGCAAGAATTCGAGCAATGTGCGCAAGGCGCTGTGGGTCGCCCATGAGCTGGGTCTTGATTTCGAATCCATCGACGCTGGTGGCGCCTTTGGCGTGGTCAACGAGCCGCACTACCGTGCACGTAACCCCAACGGCCTGGTGCCGATGCTTGAAGATGGCGACCTGACCCTGTGGGAATCCAACACCATCGTCCGCTACCTGTGCGCCGAATACGGTGCAGAGCAGGGCTGGTACCTGGACGACCCCCGCCAGCGCGCCCTGGCCGACAAGTGGATGGACTGGACCACCTCGTCCTTCGCCACCCCGTTCCGCCCGCTGTTCTGGGGCCTGCTGCGCACCCCTGAAGACCAGCGCGACTGGGTGGCAATCAACGCCGCGCACAAGCAGTGCGCGCAGTTGCTGGCAATTGCCGACGAAACCCTGGCGCACCAGCCGTACCTATCCGGTGACCAGATCGGCATGGGCGACATCCCACTGGGTAGCTTCGTCTACGCCTGGTTCGAAATGCCCATCGAACGCCCGGCCATGCGTCATCTGGAAGCCTGGTACGAGCGCCTCAGGGCCCGCCCGGCCTACCAGGCCGCGGTGATGACTGCGCTGACCTGA
- a CDS encoding ABC transporter ATP-binding protein yields MSSALSIRQLTKTYGNGFQALKGIDLDVAEGDFFALLGPNGAGKSTTIGILSTLVNKTSGIVNVFGHDLDREPSALKRCLGVVPQEFNFNQFEKTFDIVVTQAGYYGIPPKVAKERAEQYLTQLGLWDKRDVQSRSLSGGMKRRLMIARALIHEPRLLILDEPTAGVDIELRRSMWSFLTELNQKGITIILTTHYLEEAEQLCRNIGIIDHGTIVENTSMRQLLGKLHVETFVLDLKQDLASAPVLQGYPCRLLTPHTLEVQVEKDIGITALFGQLALQNIEVQSLRNKTNRLEELFVSLVEKNLSKVAV; encoded by the coding sequence ATGAGTTCCGCCCTGTCCATCCGACAGCTGACCAAGACCTACGGCAACGGCTTCCAGGCCCTCAAAGGCATCGACCTCGATGTTGCCGAAGGCGATTTCTTCGCCTTGCTCGGCCCCAACGGCGCCGGCAAGTCCACGACCATCGGCATCCTCTCGACGTTGGTCAACAAGACCAGTGGCATAGTCAACGTGTTCGGCCACGACCTTGACCGCGAACCCTCGGCGCTCAAGCGCTGCCTGGGCGTGGTGCCGCAGGAGTTCAATTTCAACCAGTTCGAGAAAACCTTCGACATCGTAGTCACCCAGGCCGGTTACTACGGTATCCCGCCCAAGGTGGCCAAGGAACGTGCCGAGCAGTATCTGACCCAGCTGGGCCTGTGGGACAAGCGTGATGTGCAGTCGCGCTCGTTGTCCGGCGGCATGAAGCGCCGCCTGATGATTGCCCGCGCACTGATCCACGAGCCGCGCCTGTTGATCCTCGACGAGCCGACTGCCGGCGTGGACATCGAGCTGCGTCGCTCGATGTGGAGCTTCCTCACCGAGCTCAACCAGAAGGGCATCACCATCATCCTCACCACGCACTACCTGGAAGAGGCCGAGCAACTGTGCCGTAACATCGGCATCATCGACCACGGCACCATCGTCGAGAACACCAGCATGCGCCAGCTGCTGGGCAAGCTGCATGTCGAGACCTTTGTCCTCGACCTCAAGCAGGACCTGGCCAGCGCACCGGTGCTGCAGGGTTACCCGTGCCGGCTGCTGACCCCGCATACCCTGGAAGTGCAGGTGGAGAAGGACATCGGCATCACCGCGCTGTTCGGCCAGCTGGCGCTGCAGAACATCGAGGTGCAGAGCCTGCGCAACAAGACCAACCGACTCGAGGAGCTGTTCGTGTCCCTGGTGGAAAAAAACCTGTCGAAGGTGGCCGTATGA